The segment AATTCCAAACATATACATTAAAAGATACGAAGTTCGTGCATATAAATTGATGCACTTTCAAAAACTAATTGCCTGTAACAGAAAAGATTGTAGAAGATTTATGTCAAAATATTGAAAGCAGAAAAAAGCGGCCAaccatttacataaattacatagatatatataaatctcaAATACGTAAGAGTGAGAATATAGAACAAATGTGGAATCGTTGagatattgttattttatgtgAGCTTAagaattggaatatttctttGTCCAATATTTATAAGGTCATCATTATCGATAGAGAAACATCTAAAAAAGACAAGTATGCACAGACGTACAttgtttttgaaattattatacgtgTGCACTATCGTATGCGTGAATGTTTTGTTGATGAGTGATTGGCTATTTctcagaattttttatttcgcttGCATTTTGCTTCAAACTGTAAGCGCATCGCGAATTCGTATTACATATGAAATTCATTGAACAAAGGTACGTGATTCCCTATTACTTTATCTAAAACGTTATTCACGTAACTGTAATGACAgtcataaaaaaaataaatcatactatattaatttcattaatttgtaTTCCTATCCATTTCATGACACAACGAATACTTGATATATTTACTTACCAACTATAATTTAAACAAGTTCTAGAATATAGACGTTATTATCCCTGCATCCaatgattataatattattatcgataaCTGGTGATGAAAAAACTTCGCCAGGAagtttttcaacttttatcaATCTATTCTCTATagagttataaatatttaaagtaccATCTGTACATGCTATGAACAGAAAATCATTTTCACACCAGGGAGTGGCGAAAACTGGtgaatgtaaatttaatatatattttaatgtgggTTTAGTTTTAAAGTTTGTATCTTTTGATTCTAAACAATACACATTCTTATTTTGACTAGCTAGAATAATAGTTTCATGCTTTGTGGAGGTATCACTCTGCTTcacaatatatgaaaatacattGCCATTGATTTTGTAAGACCACATCTGTAACGTTGAAAAGTAAAATCAAGTAAGAACGATTAGTTTTACGAAATAATGagtatatatattcaattcttttatatatgcTACCTTAACATTTACTTCAATATCAAAGCAACATAACAGTCCTGTTACAGAACAAAATAAGACAAGCCCATTATCCAGTGACAAAGGAGCAACAAAAATTGGATCTGGCAATTTATGCTTCCATACAAGTTTTCCTGATGATTGTTGAAGCGCTAGACACAATCCATCCAAAGTTCCAAACAATACAGTGTCTGACGAAACATGTAAACAACCAGATGCGCTAATACTTCCATCACTGAATTTAGATTTCCAAACTACAGATCCATCctataatgtatatttattattattattattatctttttttttttttgtatcattTAATGTCACTGTGAACAGATACCTTCACAGATAGGCAGTATATATAACAGTCATAAGAACCAACAAATATTATTCCCTTTATTTTACACAATATTGCAGAACTTTTTACAGCGTTTCCTGTTTGATGATTCCAAATAATATCCCCTGTTTTTAAGtgaaaacaatatatattacCATCGTAACAtcctgtaagaaaaagaagttaAGGACACACAAATAGATTTTTTGTCTTTTAAGAAACCtacttttaattaagaaacttACCCACTATACCTCTGAAATCGTCCAAAACCAAAACTGAGGCTTCAATCCTATCAGGTAGTTTGATTTTAAATGTGGAATTACAACACTTCTCTTGTAAtccaaaagtaaaaataaaaccaGAGTGAGAACCAACAGTTGCATATGTTTTTccactaaataaaataatttttaatcgagtCACAGACTACATTCAAAATagttcattaaaaatatacttacTCTGAATAATGGAATACAGCCGGTGATGCATCCACACATTTTTTCAAATCAtgagtttttaatattttaacatttgaaATTGCGTTATATTGTAACTTGTGTTCTTCATTTATATATGACACATTTTTACATGTTTGTCCTCTACACTTATACCACTGACAGGTGTATATCTCATTTGTTCGAATCATCAAGtcacaattttttcttttttcatcagAATCTTCTAAAGACTTCGTGTCTTCTTTAACAATATTAGTTAAAGGAACTTCTTTAGTACTATTAAAACGAGATTTCAGattgatctttttcttttgatcattattcgatataacacTTTTTATATAACTAAGACATTCGTCGATAGTAGCATCCATTAAAAGCATGCCAATTAATTCAGGAAATTCTATGTTTAGTGTTTCAGATATAGTATTCGATAATTGAAGTGCTATTACAGATGTTCCTCCTGATTTTACAAATCCATCATTTTcacattgtaaattatttttccaaattgatttaaaagcaattttaatttgttggaagtcaatattttctattgcCTGATGTATTACCATTCTTTGTATGTgatacttttttaaaaattctaaagaaatttttccacTAGACGTAAATTCAATATGCTCcatgaaatgaattttatctgGTCTATATAAAGAATCTAATTTGTGGAGATGTTTCATTATATCagtatttatattatgatTATTTGTGACATTCTCCttagtagaaaaatataaatgtaaatgatGGCAACTATCATCCCATATTACGTAACAACTTTTTACAAAATCTATTTGTAATACAAATTCTTTAAGCTTTGTTAAATCTACTTTATTCCCAAATCTTTTAATAAAGCTATCCCTTCTTCCTTTGTAAAATATCCTTCCTTCTTCATCAAtctgaaatagaaatatatgtattattagtattatagTTGTTACTAAATACTATTTATGTTCACATTAACTCACATTAACTACATCACCAGAATCACGAAATACTGGTAATTCTAaatcttcaatattttcatcATTCATCAGACACACTCTTTGATTACTTCCTGCGTAAAAACATACAacatataacaatttttcttatggtattacgaaattaaaataaaatctctaTGATAGTAAAATTACCTATATAAAGGAAGCCTGTACCATTTGTAATTACTTCATCTCTTTCATTCCTAACTTGAAATATAGTATGTGATAATACTTGACCCAAACAATGTACATTAAATTGTGTATTTGTTATCATAATTTCATTGATACTAGCCCAACAGGATACTTCAGTAATACCAtagatgttataaattttggtattattataaGGATGCTTGGCTTCAGAAATTAATTCTAGTTTAGGAAAAGGTTCTCCGCCAAAGAGAATAGCTcttaataaagtattattacTTAGAATACTAGATTTTAAAGATTCAGCTGTCCAGCTATACATAAAAACTGATGGAGTTATTTGTAGTACAGTAATTTGATTAGAATAACTTTCTTTCAAAAGcctgaaaataaagaagactTATGTAAAAACAGGTTTCTATATAAAAGTTGTATTTCCCCACATAATTACTATTTACCTATATGGATCACTTTTCAATAACTTTGATACCATGAACAGTGTTGCAGCATTTGACAGAgcaagaaaaatttcaataatactaggatcaaatgtaaaatttgtaaattgagaaattttatCACAGTTTGTTATTCCCAGTATTTTGTTCAAATCTAAAACATTAGGGACTATGCATGAGTGGGGTACTCTGACTACTTTTGGTGCTCCTGTTGAACCAGATGTAGAAATTGCATAAgcgtaataattttgttttactttTTGGGTAATTTGTTTCTGTACATCTTTGATTTTAATAAGGTAAATACATTCTCtgtgtattttaaattcatatacAATATCTCCCTCAACATCCATTTgttttgaaaagaaataatgtaAGCTTAAATGGTTTTTTAGATTCATGAATTCTGTTGAATCAACAGGTATATTTACAAAACTATGCTCACTACTTAagattctataaaaaaaaaaaagatcataaatat is part of the Bombus fervidus isolate BK054 chromosome 7, iyBomFerv1, whole genome shotgun sequence genome and harbors:
- the Aasdh gene encoding aminoadipate-semialdehyde dehydrogenase isoform X2, which gives rise to MDNEKENFLFYPNGSKNLAKKLHDICNWDQLDNVAIEYHDLQEIIYINYRELFVTQSLISDYLKCIKNIEFIGINFDIPEYCVISVILGILSSEHSFVNIPVDSTEFMNLKNHLSLHYFFSKQMDVEGDIVYEFKIHRECIYLIKIKDVQKQITQKVKQNYYAYAISTSGSTGAPKVVRVPHSCIVPNVLDLNKILGITNCDKISQFTNFTFDPSIIEIFLALSNAATLFMVSKLLKSDPYRLLKESYSNQITVLQITPSVFMYSWTAESLKSSILSNNTLLRAILFGGEPFPKLELISEAKHPYNNTKIYNIYGITEVSCWASINEIMITNTQFNVHCLGQVLSHTIFQVRNERDEVITNGTGFLYIGSNQRVCLMNDENIEDLELPVFRDSGDVVNIDEEGRIFYKGRRDSFIKRFGNKVDLTKLKEFVLQIDFVKSCYVIWDDSCHHLHLYFSTKENVTNNHNINTDIMKHLHKLDSLYRPDKIHFMEHIEFTSSGKISLEFLKKYHIQRMVIHQAIENIDFQQIKIAFKSIWKNNLQCENDGFVKSGGTSVIALQLSNTISETLNIEFPELIGMLLMDATIDECLSYIKSVISNNDQKKKINLKSRFNSTKEVPLTNIVKEDTKSLEDSDEKRKNCDLMIRTNEIYTCQWYKCRGQTCKNVSYINEEHKLQYNAISNVKILKTHDLKKCVDASPAVFHYSDGKTYATVGSHSGFIFTFGLQEKCCNSTFKIKLPDRIEASVLVLDDFRGIVGDIIWNHQTGNAVKSSAILCKIKGIIFVGSYDCYIYCLSVKDGSVVWKSKFSDGSISASGCLHVSSDTVLFGTLDGLCLALQQSSGKLVWKHKLPDPIFVAPLSLDNGLVLFCSVTGLLCCFDIEVNVKMWSYKINGNVFSYIVKQSDTSTKHETIILASQNKNVYCLESKDTNFKTKPTLKYILNLHSPVFATPWCENDFLFIACTDGTLNIYNSIENRLIKVEKLPGEVFSSPVIDNNIIIIGCRDNNVYILELV
- the Aasdh gene encoding aminoadipate-semialdehyde dehydrogenase isoform X1 produces the protein MDNEKENFLFYPNGSKNLAKKLHDICNWDQLDNVAIEYHDLQEIIYINYRELFVTQSLISDYLKCIKNIEFIGINFDIPEYCVISVILGILSSEHSFVNIPVDSTEFMNLKNHLSLHYFFSKQMDVEGDIVYEFKIHRECIYLIKIKDVQKQITQKVKQNYYAYAISTSGSTGAPKVVRVPHSCIVPNVLDLNKILGITNCDKISQFTNFTFDPSIIEIFLALSNAATLFMVSKLLKSDPYRLLKESYSNQITVLQITPSVFMYSWTAESLKSSILSNNTLLRAILFGGEPFPKLELISEAKHPYNNTKIYNIYGITEVSCWASINEIMITNTQFNVHCLGQVLSHTIFQVRNERDEVITNGTGFLYIGSNQRVCLMNDENIEDLELPVFRDSGDVVNIDEEGRIFYKGRRDSFIKRFGNKVDLTKLKEFVLQIDFVKSCYVIWDDSCHHLHLYFSTKENVTNNHNINTDIMKHLHKLDSLYRPDKIHFMEHIEFTSSGKISLEFLKKYHIQRMVIHQAIENIDFQQIKIAFKSIWKNNLQCENDGFVKSGGTSVIALQLSNTISETLNIEFPELIGMLLMDATIDECLSYIKSVISNNDQKKKINLKSRFNSTKEVPLTNIVKEDTKSLEDSDEKRKNCDLMIRTNEIYTCQWYKCRGQTCKNVSYINEEHKLQYNAISNVKILKTHDLKKCVDASPAVFHYSDGKTYATVGSHSGFIFTFGLQEKCCNSTFKIKLPDRIEASVLVLDDFRGIVGCYDGNIYCFHLKTGDIIWNHQTGNAVKSSAILCKIKGIIFVGSYDCYIYCLSVKDGSVVWKSKFSDGSISASGCLHVSSDTVLFGTLDGLCLALQQSSGKLVWKHKLPDPIFVAPLSLDNGLVLFCSVTGLLCCFDIEVNVKMWSYKINGNVFSYIVKQSDTSTKHETIILASQNKNVYCLESKDTNFKTKPTLKYILNLHSPVFATPWCENDFLFIACTDGTLNIYNSIENRLIKVEKLPGEVFSSPVIDNNIIIIGCRDNNVYILELV
- the Aasdh gene encoding aminoadipate-semialdehyde dehydrogenase isoform X3 — its product is MDNEKENFLFYPNGSKNLAKKLHDICNWDQLDNVAIEYHDLQEIIYINYRELFVTQSLISDYLKCIKNIEFIGINFDIPEYCVISVILGILSSEHSFVNIPVDSTEFMNLKNHLSLHYFFSKQMDVEGDIVYEFKIHRECIYLIKIKDVQKQITQKVKQNYYAYAISTSGSTGAPKVVRVPHSCIVPNVLDLNKILGITNCDKISQFTNFTFDPSIIEIFLALSNAATLFMVSKLLKSDPYRLLKESYSNQITVLQITPSVFMYSWTAESLKSSILSNNTLLRAILFGGEPFPKLELISEAKHPYNNTKIYNIYGITEVSCWASINEIMITNTQFNVHCLGQVLSHTIFQVRNERDEVITNGTGFLYIGSNQRVCLMNDENIEDLELPVFRDSGDVVNIDEEGRIFYKGRRDSFIKRFGNKVDLTKLKEFVLQIDFVKSCYVIWDDSCHHLHLYFSTKENVTNNHNINTDIMKHLHKLDSLYRPDKIHFMEHIEFTSSGKISLEFLKKYHIQRMVIHQAIENIDFQQIKIAFKSIWKNNLQCENDGFVKSGGTSVIALQLSNTISETLNIEFPELIGMLLMDATIDECLSYIKSVISNNDQKKKINLKSRFNSTKEVPLTNIVKEDTKSLEDSDEKRKNCDLMIRTNEIYTCQWYKCRGQTCKNVSYINEEHKLQYNAISNVKILKTHDLKKCVDASPAVFHYSDGKTYATVGSHSGFIFTFGLQEKCCNSTFKIKLPDRIEASVLVLDDFRGIVGCYDGNIYCFHLKTGDIIWNHQTGNAVKSSAILCKIKGIIFVGSYDCYIYCLSVKDGSVVWKSKFSDGSISASGCLHVSSDTVLFGTLDGLCLALQQSSGKLDCYVALILK